One part of the Enterococcus sp. DIV1094 genome encodes these proteins:
- a CDS encoding bacteriocin immunity protein, giving the protein MSNLSWFSGGDDRRKKAEALITELIDDLEVNSESQSLRVVLKSNLRNLQNEGASAPLLLSRMNVEIANAIKKDGVSLDEAYSKKLQELISLSNIRYG; this is encoded by the coding sequence ATGAGTAATCTAAGCTGGTTTTCTGGTGGAGACGATCGACGCAAAAAAGCAGAAGCGTTAATAACGGAATTAATCGATGACTTAGAGGTAAATTCGGAAAGCCAATCGCTTAGAGTGGTACTAAAATCCAATCTAAGAAATCTACAAAATGAAGGAGCGTCAGCGCCATTACTACTAAGCCGTATGAATGTAGAAATAGCGAATGCAATAAAAAAAGATGGCGTATCGTTAGATGAAGCTTATTCCAAAAAACTGCAGGAACTGATATCTCTATCAAATATTAGATATGGTTAA
- a CDS encoding PTS glucitol/sorbitol transporter subunit IIA → MTQATITEIGTSAINPEESMLILFDQSATSALRDYTIIQEFSTKENFSLETNDRISFDHQEYTIEHVGPLANENLTTVGHVTLVFEEPPKGDKIVNGIYLSPYQLPEINVGTIINYKQVK, encoded by the coding sequence ATGACTCAAGCAACAATAACAGAAATAGGGACATCAGCAATCAACCCAGAAGAATCGATGCTGATTTTATTTGATCAGTCAGCAACCTCTGCGCTGCGTGACTATACGATCATTCAAGAATTTAGCACAAAAGAGAATTTTTCTCTTGAAACAAATGATCGGATTTCTTTTGATCATCAGGAATATACGATCGAACATGTTGGTCCGTTAGCCAATGAAAATCTAACAACGGTTGGCCACGTGACTTTGGTTTTTGAAGAACCGCCAAAAGGGGACAAAATCGTCAATGGGATCTATCTGTCCCCCTATCAATTGCCAGAAATCAATGTTGGCACAATAATCAATTATAAGCAGGTGAAATAA
- a CDS encoding AI-2E family transporter, translated as MAEDKKRKIKPASWFWRWFLNNQVVTALLVVLLVLLIVFLFTKVSYLFEPIWQFLAIVGLPIILAGILYYLMNPVVDYLEKKKIPRLYSIIGLFILVVALIVWGSVVIIPKIQEQTVSFVSNFPQYVETIDDKLTEILRDPLFNQFREQLEKTGDQFMNSAGDILQNLSKTTVQSLGSFVGAVATIVVAVLTMPFILFYLLKDGKQLAPYLVKFLPTRMRVPTLKVLGEMNDQVSSYIRGQLTVAFAVAIMFMIGFAIIGLEYAVTLGIIAGFLNLIPYLGSFLAMIPAVFLAIVAGPVMLVKVLIVFALEQTIEGRLISPLVLGNQLSIHPVTILLVLLTSGKLFGVIGVILGIPVYAAAKVLISHIFEWYTTISSLYEEKHQ; from the coding sequence ATGGCAGAGGACAAAAAGAGAAAAATCAAACCTGCCTCTTGGTTTTGGCGTTGGTTCTTAAACAATCAAGTAGTCACAGCTTTATTAGTTGTTCTTTTAGTCCTACTGATTGTTTTCCTATTCACCAAAGTTTCTTATCTTTTCGAACCAATTTGGCAGTTTCTAGCAATTGTAGGTTTACCGATCATTTTAGCGGGTATCCTATATTACCTGATGAATCCTGTGGTCGATTATTTGGAAAAGAAAAAGATCCCCAGACTTTATAGCATCATCGGACTATTTATACTTGTAGTCGCTTTGATCGTATGGGGAAGTGTCGTGATCATTCCTAAAATCCAGGAACAGACCGTCAGCTTTGTTAGCAATTTCCCACAATATGTTGAAACGATCGATGACAAGTTAACAGAGATCTTACGTGACCCACTATTCAATCAATTTCGAGAACAACTCGAAAAAACTGGCGATCAGTTTATGAATTCTGCCGGAGATATTTTACAGAATCTATCGAAAACGACTGTCCAAAGCTTAGGTAGCTTTGTTGGTGCAGTAGCAACGATCGTCGTTGCTGTCTTGACGATGCCGTTTATTTTGTTTTATCTGTTGAAAGATGGGAAACAATTAGCGCCTTACTTGGTGAAATTCTTGCCTACTCGGATGAGAGTACCAACTTTGAAAGTATTAGGTGAGATGAATGATCAAGTTTCTTCTTACATTCGAGGACAGCTGACTGTCGCTTTTGCGGTTGCAATCATGTTTATGATTGGATTTGCGATCATCGGCTTAGAATATGCTGTTACCTTAGGGATAATTGCTGGTTTCTTGAATTTGATTCCTTATCTCGGTTCATTCCTAGCCATGATACCTGCTGTCTTTTTAGCGATTGTCGCAGGTCCAGTCATGTTAGTCAAAGTACTGATCGTTTTTGCATTAGAACAAACGATTGAGGGCCGTTTGATTTCGCCGCTTGTACTAGGAAATCAGCTGTCGATCCATCCAGTGACGATTTTACTTGTCTTATTGACATCTGGAAAATTATTTGGTGTGATCGGTGTGATTTTAGGGATTCCTGTCTATGCCGCAGCGAAAGTATTGATTTCTCACATCTTTGAGTGGTACACCACGATTTCTTCTCTTTACGAAGAAAAACATCAATAA
- a CDS encoding TetR/AcrR family transcriptional regulator, whose translation MPTQTFFHLPEEKQQRLLEAARVEFSRVPLNEASIAQIVKLAGISRGSFYQYFEDKEDLYYYYFETVRSDSTKNMIQLIKESKGDLFIGFERYFGKMIRDILEGENAAFYKHLFMHMDYRASRKVVPHPQGHRPSPHKNHQKTSKELIGLIDRSKLRVKDDHEMELLFQLVMSTVFTTIAHAYKSLSTSEEYSVEQAIAEFNLKLSWIKNGADK comes from the coding sequence ATGCCGACACAGACTTTTTTTCATCTACCAGAAGAAAAACAGCAAAGATTATTAGAAGCTGCCAGGGTTGAATTTTCAAGAGTACCATTGAATGAAGCTTCGATTGCTCAGATCGTGAAACTTGCTGGGATCTCTCGTGGTAGTTTTTATCAATATTTCGAGGATAAAGAAGATCTCTATTATTATTATTTTGAAACTGTACGTAGTGACAGTACAAAAAATATGATCCAATTGATCAAAGAGTCAAAAGGAGATTTATTTATCGGTTTTGAGCGGTATTTTGGAAAAATGATCCGAGATATTCTAGAAGGTGAAAATGCCGCGTTCTATAAACATCTGTTTATGCATATGGATTATCGGGCTTCACGAAAAGTCGTGCCGCATCCACAAGGACATCGGCCATCACCGCATAAAAATCATCAAAAAACGTCTAAAGAGTTGATTGGTTTGATTGATCGTTCCAAGCTTAGAGTAAAAGACGATCACGAAATGGAATTATTGTTTCAATTAGTCATGAGTACAGTATTTACAACGATTGCCCATGCCTATAAATCACTTTCAACTTCTGAGGAGTATTCTGTTGAACAAGCCATTGCAGAATTCAATCTAAAACTGTCATGGATAAAAAATGGCGCTGATAAATAG
- a CDS encoding rhodanese-like domain-containing protein yields the protein MIKSITVHELYFVYQKKDVMILDIRKTNEYIKKHLSHSISIPVTSLSAQLNNLDVKKHYYIVGASNDSAQQIAAYLSENGFQATYVIDNMKLFENRELTSSF from the coding sequence ATGATCAAATCAATAACCGTCCATGAACTCTATTTTGTCTATCAGAAAAAAGATGTCATGATTTTAGATATCCGCAAGACAAACGAGTATATAAAAAAACACTTAAGCCATTCCATATCCATTCCTGTTACCAGTTTATCCGCACAATTAAATAATCTGGATGTAAAAAAACATTATTATATCGTTGGGGCATCGAATGATTCAGCACAACAAATTGCTGCTTATCTATCAGAAAATGGGTTTCAAGCGACGTATGTTATCGACAACATGAAGTTGTTTGAAAACCGCGAACTAACTAGCTCCTTTTGA
- a CDS encoding lactonase family protein, producing MLKKIILGTYTRRKSEGIYQIELDTDKGSLENLTLVTKENSPTYVAKSEAGNLYTVTSVDGLGGVGAYDHSYNFLNAVTEAGAPLCYVTVDEKRQLIYGANYHKGEVNVYRISEDGSLEATDAVFHQEPTGPHKNQDHAHVHYTDLTPDQRLAVCDLGTDRVYTYDVDEHGKLTLKAVLEVEPGTGPRHLVFHPNNQFAYLFGELDSTVRVLSYDEETGEFKEVQKISTLPEGFTDENGGAAIRISKDGRYVYASNRGHNSIAVFAVNEDGSQLENVQTISTEGDFPRDFALDPANDYVVCANQNTDNLTLYKRDAENGKLTLIQKDIYAPECVCVYFD from the coding sequence ATGTTAAAAAAAATCATTCTAGGAACATACACAAGACGAAAAAGTGAAGGCATTTATCAAATCGAATTAGATACAGATAAAGGAAGTTTAGAAAATCTAACATTAGTGACAAAAGAAAATAGCCCCACTTATGTAGCAAAAAGCGAGGCAGGAAATCTTTACACGGTAACAAGTGTCGATGGCTTAGGTGGCGTAGGTGCGTATGATCATTCGTACAATTTTTTGAATGCGGTAACAGAAGCCGGTGCCCCATTGTGTTACGTGACAGTTGATGAAAAACGTCAACTTATTTATGGCGCAAATTACCATAAAGGAGAAGTCAATGTTTATCGTATCTCTGAAGACGGTAGTTTAGAGGCGACAGATGCAGTCTTTCATCAAGAACCAACTGGCCCACACAAAAATCAAGATCATGCACATGTCCATTACACAGATTTAACACCTGATCAACGATTGGCAGTGTGTGATCTAGGAACGGACCGCGTATACACGTATGATGTAGATGAACATGGCAAATTGACTTTGAAAGCAGTCTTAGAAGTAGAGCCGGGAACAGGGCCGCGTCATTTAGTTTTCCATCCGAATAATCAATTCGCCTATTTATTTGGTGAGTTAGATAGTACAGTCCGCGTACTTTCATACGATGAAGAAACGGGCGAATTCAAAGAGGTACAAAAAATCAGTACATTACCTGAAGGATTCACCGATGAAAACGGTGGTGCTGCCATCCGTATTTCCAAAGATGGACGCTATGTCTACGCATCAAATCGTGGACATAATTCAATTGCCGTATTCGCTGTGAATGAAGATGGCTCACAGTTAGAAAACGTACAAACGATCTCAACTGAAGGGGATTTCCCAAGAGATTTTGCTTTAGATCCAGCGAATGACTACGTGGTATGTGCGAATCAGAATACAGACAATCTTACTTTGTACAAACGTGATGCTGAGAATGGAAAATTAACATTGATCCAAAAAGACATTTATGCACCCGAGTGTGTCTGCGTTTACTTTGATTAA
- a CDS encoding NAD(P)H-dependent oxidoreductase translates to MASVLVIKGHPLTAQESRSVNALTSFLTSYKENHPSDEVTVLDLYRDDIPEIDEELLSGWEALRAGADFSSLSENQQQKIARFNELTEQFLAADKIVIANALWNLNIPTKLKAWFDTVNVAGKTFKYTENGPVGLVTGKKALHIQSNGGVYNGQDFASQYVKAILNFVGIEQVDQLFIEGIDYTPDRAEELMQAALDKATAFGKDF, encoded by the coding sequence ATGGCATCAGTATTAGTAATCAAAGGACATCCATTAACTGCACAAGAATCACGTTCAGTTAACGCATTAACTAGTTTTTTAACTAGCTACAAAGAAAATCATCCAAGCGACGAGGTAACTGTTTTAGACCTTTATCGTGATGATATCCCAGAAATTGATGAAGAATTGCTTTCTGGATGGGAAGCGCTTCGTGCAGGTGCAGATTTCTCTAGTCTATCTGAAAACCAACAACAAAAAATTGCTCGTTTCAACGAATTGACAGAGCAATTCCTAGCAGCAGATAAAATCGTTATTGCCAACGCTTTATGGAATTTGAATATTCCTACAAAATTAAAAGCTTGGTTTGATACGGTCAATGTTGCTGGTAAAACTTTCAAGTATACAGAAAACGGTCCTGTTGGCCTAGTTACTGGAAAGAAAGCATTACACATCCAATCAAATGGCGGCGTCTACAATGGACAAGACTTTGCTTCTCAATATGTAAAAGCAATCTTGAATTTTGTCGGCATCGAACAAGTCGACCAATTATTTATCGAAGGTATCGACTATACACCAGATCGTGCAGAAGAATTGATGCAAGCTGCATTAGATAAAGCAACCGCATTCGGTAAAGACTTCTAG